A window of the Deinococcus gobiensis I-0 genome harbors these coding sequences:
- a CDS encoding M24 family metallopeptidase: MTSPVDRMRRALAQTDARTGPDGWLIYDFQGLNPHARRVLDIPPSVFLTRRFFVYVPREGRATVLHNHIEGGNWRRVTQGWDAELRPFGSHAELDAELRALVAGQRLAMEYSPQGAVPYVSRVDAGTLERVRAAGAAGIVSSADLLQSFLVWSPEDLAAHRRAAAVLMAAKDEAFELVHERLKAAQPVTELEVQALIMRRIAGAGMQAGHDVNVSFGVNAADSHYEPSATQNATLEAGQCVLIDLWAQEPGRPFADVTWVAHAGEPGAEYLDAWAAVKRARDAALSRLRERHAATGWGEVQGWELDRASRDAMGDTWAPHFLHRTGHDLGVQIHGAGANLDDYETRDTRALTPGLCVTIEPGTYPAARGFGLRTEIDVYLAPDGPEVTTDLQHAPFVLGAGEWAAVRAAGYGEA; encoded by the coding sequence ATGACCTCACCCGTGGACCGCATGCGCCGCGCCCTCGCCCAGACCGATGCCCGGACCGGCCCGGACGGCTGGCTCATCTACGATTTCCAGGGCCTCAACCCCCACGCCCGGCGTGTGCTGGACATTCCGCCCAGCGTGTTCCTGACCCGGCGCTTTTTCGTGTACGTGCCGCGTGAGGGCCGCGCGACCGTGCTGCACAACCACATCGAGGGGGGCAACTGGCGGCGCGTGACGCAGGGCTGGGACGCCGAGCTGCGGCCCTTCGGCTCGCACGCCGAGCTGGACGCCGAACTGCGCGCCCTCGTCGCGGGTCAGCGCCTGGCGATGGAGTACAGCCCCCAGGGGGCCGTGCCCTACGTGAGCCGCGTGGACGCCGGTACGCTGGAGCGGGTGCGCGCGGCCGGGGCGGCCGGGATCGTCAGCAGCGCCGACCTGCTCCAGTCCTTCCTGGTGTGGTCGCCCGAAGACCTCGCCGCGCACCGCCGCGCCGCCGCCGTGCTCATGGCCGCCAAGGACGAGGCCTTCGAACTCGTCCACGAGCGCCTGAAGGCCGCGCAGCCCGTGACCGAGCTGGAGGTGCAGGCCCTGATCATGCGGCGCATCGCCGGGGCCGGGATGCAGGCGGGCCACGACGTGAACGTCAGCTTCGGGGTGAACGCCGCCGACAGCCACTACGAGCCGAGCGCCACCCAGAACGCCACGCTGGAGGCCGGCCAGTGCGTGTTGATCGACCTGTGGGCGCAGGAGCCGGGACGCCCCTTCGCGGACGTGACCTGGGTGGCCCACGCGGGCGAGCCGGGGGCCGAGTACCTGGACGCCTGGGCGGCGGTGAAGCGGGCGCGCGACGCGGCCCTGTCGCGCCTCCGGGAGCGCCACGCGGCCACCGGCTGGGGCGAGGTGCAGGGCTGGGAACTCGACCGCGCCTCGCGGGACGCGATGGGCGACACCTGGGCGCCGCACTTCCTGCACCGCACCGGCCACGACCTCGGCGTGCAGATTCACGGCGCGGGAGCCAACCTCGACGACTACGAGACGCGCGACACCCGCGCCCTCACGCCGGGCCTGTGCGTGACCATCGAGCCGGGCACCTACCCGGCGGCGCGCGGCTTCGGGCTGCGCACCGAAATCGACGTGTACCTCGCCCCGGACGGCCCCGAAGTCACCACCGACCTCCAGCATGCGCCCTTCGTTCTCGGGGCGGGCGAGTGGGCGGCCGTGCGCGCCGCCGGGTACGGCGAGGCCTGA
- a CDS encoding glycerophosphodiester phosphodiesterase, translating to MAPLLLGHRGSPRVHPENTLASFQAALDAGLDGVELDVRRLADGTLVIHHDEALQGGRALPGLKRAELPATVPTLDDALAWAADTGAYVNVELKYEAARPDDRVGRTLDAVRAHGLTRRVILSSFNPLLLRAARELAPDIERGLLIHRTYRLGLMKAVPLDAVPLAMRLVDAAALHPHHTLVDAALMAQARRGGWRVNTWTVNEVADVQRLVALGADALIGDLPRSLLTAR from the coding sequence ATGGCTCCATTGCTCCTCGGTCACCGGGGTTCGCCCCGCGTCCACCCCGAAAACACCCTCGCCAGTTTCCAGGCGGCCCTCGACGCGGGGCTGGACGGCGTGGAACTCGACGTGCGGCGGCTGGCCGACGGCACGCTGGTCATCCACCACGACGAGGCCCTGCAAGGTGGCCGCGCGCTGCCGGGGCTGAAACGCGCCGAGCTGCCCGCCACCGTCCCCACCCTGGACGACGCCCTGGCCTGGGCGGCCGACACGGGGGCCTACGTGAACGTGGAACTCAAGTACGAGGCCGCCCGCCCCGATGACCGGGTGGGCCGCACGCTGGACGCGGTCCGCGCCCACGGCCTGACCCGGCGCGTGATCCTGAGCAGTTTCAACCCGCTGCTGCTGCGCGCCGCCCGCGAGCTGGCCCCCGACATCGAGCGCGGGCTGCTCATCCACCGCACGTACCGCCTAGGGTTGATGAAGGCTGTGCCGCTGGACGCCGTGCCGCTGGCGATGCGCCTGGTGGACGCGGCGGCGCTGCACCCCCACCACACGCTGGTGGACGCCGCCCTGATGGCGCAGGCCCGGCGCGGCGGCTGGCGCGTGAACACCTGGACGGTGAACGAGGTGGCCGACGTGCAGAGGCTCGTGGCCCTGGGCGCAGACGCCCTGATCGGGGACCTGCCCCGGAGCCTCCTGACGGCCCGCTGA
- a CDS encoding ABC transporter substrate-binding protein — MKTLLLTLTLTGLAAQNAAAQTTVDFWHSFGDAKRGGWIQARADEYNKTHPGVKIVPSYKGSYNDSLQATILAARQGKAPALVQIFEVGSQLALDSGMFQPVGGVSNVDFSDYLKPVINYYTIGGKVNSLPFNSSSPVLYFNADLMQKAGLNPKTPPTTFGGMMKACEKIKAANLNVTCAALPVYGWLFEQWMAEQGAPLVNGGNGRQSRATASNVDSAAARKIFQFYKDMQTAGFETYTGKLADTDGTNAIFAGQKAVFTINSTADLGNQMDAAKKAGFKLGVGVLPIPDGAKRNGVVIGGASLWITKGVSQAQAKAALDFALYMTNTKNMADWHKLTGYYPVRQSSVDLLRKQGWFSQTPLQLVAFNQLLNTVPSTATAGGLNGAAIQTRTIIEEGLQKVMGSQSVAAAQAETKTRVDAALSDYGANFK; from the coding sequence GTGAAAACGCTCCTGCTGACGCTCACCCTGACGGGTCTGGCTGCCCAGAACGCCGCCGCGCAGACCACCGTGGACTTCTGGCACTCCTTCGGGGACGCCAAGCGCGGCGGCTGGATCCAGGCCCGCGCCGACGAGTACAACAAGACCCACCCCGGCGTGAAGATCGTGCCGAGCTACAAGGGCAGCTACAACGACAGCCTCCAGGCGACCATCCTCGCCGCGCGTCAGGGCAAGGCCCCGGCCCTCGTCCAGATTTTCGAGGTCGGCAGCCAGCTCGCCCTGGACAGCGGCATGTTCCAGCCCGTGGGCGGCGTCAGCAACGTGGATTTCAGCGACTACCTCAAACCCGTCATCAACTACTACACCATCGGCGGCAAGGTGAACAGCCTGCCCTTCAACAGCTCCAGCCCGGTGCTGTACTTCAACGCCGACCTGATGCAGAAGGCGGGCCTGAACCCCAAGACGCCGCCCACCACCTTCGGCGGCATGATGAAGGCCTGCGAGAAGATCAAGGCCGCCAACCTGAACGTGACCTGCGCGGCGCTGCCCGTGTACGGCTGGCTGTTCGAGCAGTGGATGGCCGAGCAGGGCGCGCCGCTGGTCAACGGGGGCAACGGCCGCCAGAGCCGCGCCACCGCGAGCAACGTGGACAGCGCCGCCGCCCGCAAGATCTTCCAGTTCTACAAGGACATGCAGACCGCCGGATTCGAGACCTACACCGGCAAGCTGGCCGACACCGACGGCACGAACGCGATCTTCGCGGGCCAGAAGGCCGTGTTCACCATCAACTCGACCGCCGACCTGGGCAACCAGATGGACGCCGCCAAGAAGGCCGGTTTCAAGCTCGGCGTGGGCGTGCTGCCCATTCCCGACGGGGCCAAGCGCAACGGCGTGGTCATCGGCGGGGCGAGCCTGTGGATCACCAAGGGCGTGAGCCAGGCCCAGGCCAAGGCCGCGCTGGACTTCGCTCTGTACATGACCAACACCAAGAACATGGCCGACTGGCACAAGCTGACCGGCTACTACCCGGTGCGCCAGAGCAGCGTGGACCTGCTGCGCAAGCAGGGCTGGTTCAGCCAGACGCCGCTGCAGCTCGTGGCCTTCAACCAGCTGCTGAATACGGTGCCCAGCACCGCGACGGCGGGCGGCCTGAACGGCGCGGCCATCCAGACCCGCACCATCATCGAAGAAGGCCTCCAGAAGGTCATGGGCAGCCAGAGCGTCGCCGCCGCCCAGGCCGAGACGAAGACGCGCGTGGACGCCGCCCTGAGCGACTACGGCGCCAACTTCAAGTAA
- a CDS encoding carbohydrate ABC transporter permease produces MSLLHSARAARRRRARPAQAGAAPAADERAVFRGAALPWLLLAPTMLVLAVFIYLPALRTLNLAAYRANVILGTRQFVGLENFTALLQSPAYLQVAAQTLLFTALSVGLGLLLSLSLSWLASRPLRGAKVYRLLLIYPYALSPAIAGTLWLFLFNPEVGVVNTLLEAAFGIKPRWLDTPVLAFGLVTLAAVWKGLAYNIVFYLAAIQNLPGDVMEAAEIDGASPAQVFWRVAWPLLTPVTFFLVFANIVAALFDSFALTDILTRGGPYTGHAGATTFLVYQLYQDGFVNFRTGAAAAQAVLLLALVAFVTWVQFRLGERRVHYGN; encoded by the coding sequence ATGTCCCTTCTGCATTCCGCCCGCGCCGCGCGCCGCCGCCGCGCCCGCCCCGCTCAGGCCGGGGCCGCCCCGGCGGCCGACGAGCGCGCCGTGTTCCGGGGGGCGGCGCTGCCCTGGCTGCTGCTGGCGCCCACCATGCTCGTGCTCGCCGTGTTCATCTACCTGCCTGCGCTGCGCACCCTGAACCTCGCGGCCTACCGCGCCAACGTGATCCTGGGCACGCGGCAGTTCGTGGGCCTGGAGAACTTCACGGCGCTGCTGCAGAGCCCGGCCTATCTCCAGGTCGCCGCTCAAACGCTGCTGTTCACCGCACTGTCGGTGGGCCTGGGGCTGCTGCTGTCGCTGTCGCTGTCCTGGCTCGCCAGCCGCCCCCTGCGCGGCGCGAAGGTCTACCGTCTGCTGCTCATCTATCCCTACGCGCTGAGCCCAGCCATTGCGGGCACCCTGTGGCTCTTCCTGTTCAACCCGGAGGTCGGCGTGGTGAACACGCTGCTGGAGGCCGCCTTCGGCATCAAGCCGCGCTGGCTGGACACCCCGGTGCTGGCCTTCGGGCTGGTCACGCTGGCGGCGGTCTGGAAGGGGCTGGCGTACAACATCGTCTTCTACCTCGCGGCCATCCAGAACCTGCCGGGCGACGTGATGGAGGCCGCCGAGATTGACGGGGCCTCGCCCGCGCAGGTGTTCTGGCGGGTGGCGTGGCCGCTGCTCACGCCGGTCACGTTCTTTCTGGTGTTCGCCAACATCGTCGCGGCCCTGTTCGACTCGTTCGCCCTGACCGACATCCTCACGCGCGGGGGGCCCTACACCGGCCACGCGGGCGCGACGACCTTCCTGGTCTACCAGCTCTACCAGGACGGCTTCGTGAACTTCAGGACCGGCGCCGCCGCCGCGCAGGCCGTGCTGCTGCTGGCGCTCGTGGCCTTCGTGACCTGGGTCCAGTTCCGGCTGGGCGAGAGGCGGGTGCACTATGGGAATTAG
- a CDS encoding carbohydrate ABC transporter permease, whose product MGIRPVGRPASPRRRHDWAAHLALSVAVLLISAPLIFALLKATQTSSDVTSPRLLPGGAFFENLGSVWSGAHLGRYMLNSLVVALSVTVGKTALALLAALAFVYFRFPLRGAAFVLVLLSLMLPTEVLIVALFDVVSRDLRWADTYAAIIVPFLASATGTFLFRQHFMNIPVSLADAARIDGCGPLRFLTHVLVPMSLNTVGALAVIQFVYGWDQYLWPLVIMQHDDRQVVQVGLRRLIEVGGQTDWGAVMAGAIVTMLPPLLMFTLLQEQFSKGFALTEDK is encoded by the coding sequence ATGGGAATTAGACCTGTGGGCCGTCCCGCTTCTCCCCGTCGCCGCCACGACTGGGCCGCGCACCTCGCGCTGAGCGTGGCCGTACTGCTCATCAGCGCGCCGCTGATCTTCGCGCTGCTCAAGGCCACGCAGACCTCCTCGGACGTGACCAGCCCGCGCCTGCTGCCGGGCGGGGCCTTCTTCGAGAACCTGGGCAGCGTGTGGAGCGGCGCGCACCTGGGGCGCTACATGCTCAACAGCCTCGTGGTGGCCCTGAGCGTGACGGTCGGCAAGACGGCGCTGGCCCTGCTCGCCGCGCTGGCCTTCGTGTATTTCCGCTTTCCGCTGCGGGGCGCGGCCTTCGTGCTCGTGCTGCTCTCGCTGATGCTGCCCACCGAGGTCCTGATCGTGGCGCTGTTCGACGTGGTGAGCCGTGACCTGCGCTGGGCCGACACCTACGCGGCGATCATCGTGCCGTTTCTGGCGAGCGCGACGGGCACCTTCCTGTTCCGCCAGCACTTCATGAACATCCCCGTGAGCCTGGCCGACGCCGCGCGCATCGACGGCTGCGGGCCGCTGCGTTTCCTGACGCATGTCCTGGTGCCCATGAGCCTGAACACGGTGGGCGCGCTGGCGGTCATCCAGTTCGTGTACGGCTGGGACCAGTACCTCTGGCCGCTGGTGATCATGCAGCACGACGACCGTCAGGTCGTGCAGGTGGGGCTGCGCCGCCTGATCGAGGTGGGCGGCCAGACCGACTGGGGCGCGGTGATGGCCGGCGCCATCGTGACCATGTTGCCGCCGCTGCTGATGTTCACGCTGTTGCAGGAGCAGTTCAGCAAGGGCTTCGCGCTGACGGAAGACAAATAG
- a CDS encoding glycerophosphodiester phosphodiesterase family protein: protein MSNRSKYGALGRLSLLLSLALGGAQAVTLVGYAELPADTFAAGPASGAYSGGLRGEARFPSQPVQGFSGVQFGPQGSYWFLSDNGFGAKNNSADSLLRIHRLNLTPKTAPTGTGRVEVGNFISLRDPDRKVAWPIVGEAGPERLLTGADFDPEGFFFAPDGTLWVGDEFGPYLLHFSADGRLLDAPIPTPNLAGLPTLRGQAPVVVGHRGSSGTRPEHTLESYRVAIEGGADFIEPDLVVTKDGVLIARHEPVIAVVDAAGKVTEATVDVASHPEFASRLTTKKLDGVDVRGYFAEDFTLAELKTMRAVERLPALRGRAYDSQFEVPTLAEVIALVKDVEARTGRKVGLYPETKHPTYMAQVAGRDVSQLLVDTLKKEGFTDPARVFIQSFETANLRDLKANIMPKAGVNLPLVQLVSSPDEAPYDWTAKGDARKYDALTTDAALRDIASYASGVGPYKRWIVDEKAQTTDFVTRAHAAGLLVHTWTMRNEPAYLLPAYKNDPEAEMRQFLRAGVDGLFTDFPATGAKVAAEYTAAQVRSPQNPAFSTGAANAANIGSSGGFEGLTLGVDGVTAYALLEKTVAGDVSGQLRLHAVNLGTRQWALAGRYPLEDTANAIGDLTPVNADTLLVLERDGGSGAAAKFKRVYSVSLREKNADGTLKKTLVADLMNVSDPQNLAPSTVAGKFTFPYVTIENVIVLDADTILVANDNNYPATGGRGATVKDVNEFLWLKLDQPLTLGAGVGRR from the coding sequence ATGTCTAACCGTTCCAAATACGGCGCCCTGGGCCGCCTGTCGCTGCTGCTCTCGCTCGCGCTGGGGGGTGCCCAGGCCGTGACGCTGGTGGGCTACGCCGAACTGCCCGCCGACACCTTCGCCGCCGGTCCGGCCAGCGGGGCCTACTCGGGTGGCCTGCGCGGCGAGGCGCGCTTTCCCAGCCAGCCGGTGCAGGGCTTTTCGGGCGTGCAGTTCGGGCCGCAGGGCAGCTACTGGTTCCTGAGCGACAACGGCTTCGGGGCCAAGAACAACAGCGCCGACTCCCTGCTGCGCATTCACCGCCTGAACCTGACGCCCAAGACGGCGCCGACCGGCACGGGCCGCGTCGAGGTCGGCAACTTCATCTCGCTGCGTGACCCCGACCGCAAGGTGGCGTGGCCCATCGTGGGCGAGGCCGGCCCCGAGCGGCTGCTGACCGGCGCGGACTTCGACCCCGAGGGCTTTTTCTTCGCGCCCGACGGCACGCTGTGGGTGGGCGACGAGTTCGGGCCGTACCTGCTGCACTTCAGCGCGGACGGCCGGTTGCTCGACGCGCCCATCCCCACGCCCAACCTCGCGGGGCTGCCCACGCTGCGCGGCCAGGCGCCGGTCGTGGTGGGGCACCGGGGCAGCAGCGGCACGCGCCCCGAGCACACGCTGGAATCGTACCGGGTCGCCATCGAAGGCGGGGCCGACTTCATCGAACCCGACCTCGTGGTCACAAAGGACGGCGTGCTGATCGCCCGGCACGAACCCGTGATCGCGGTGGTGGACGCGGCCGGCAAGGTCACCGAGGCGACGGTGGACGTGGCCTCGCACCCCGAGTTCGCCTCCCGCCTGACCACCAAGAAACTCGACGGCGTGGACGTGCGCGGCTACTTCGCCGAGGACTTCACGCTGGCCGAACTCAAGACCATGCGCGCCGTCGAGCGCCTGCCCGCGCTGCGGGGCCGCGCCTACGACAGCCAGTTCGAGGTGCCCACCCTGGCCGAGGTGATCGCTCTGGTCAAGGACGTCGAGGCGCGCACCGGGCGCAAGGTCGGCCTCTACCCCGAGACCAAGCACCCGACCTACATGGCGCAGGTGGCGGGGCGCGACGTGTCGCAGCTCCTCGTGGACACGCTGAAAAAAGAGGGCTTCACCGACCCCGCGCGCGTGTTCATCCAGTCCTTCGAGACGGCGAACCTGCGCGACCTGAAGGCCAACATCATGCCGAAGGCGGGCGTGAACCTGCCGCTGGTGCAGCTCGTGAGCAGCCCCGACGAGGCGCCCTACGACTGGACCGCGAAGGGCGACGCGCGCAAGTACGACGCCCTGACCACCGACGCCGCCCTGCGCGACATCGCCAGCTACGCCAGCGGCGTGGGGCCGTACAAGCGCTGGATCGTGGACGAGAAGGCCCAGACGACCGATTTCGTGACGCGCGCCCACGCCGCCGGTCTGCTCGTCCACACCTGGACGATGCGCAATGAGCCCGCCTACCTGCTGCCCGCCTACAAGAACGACCCCGAGGCCGAGATGCGCCAGTTCCTGCGCGCGGGCGTGGACGGCTTGTTCACCGACTTCCCGGCGACGGGCGCGAAGGTGGCCGCCGAGTACACGGCCGCGCAGGTGCGCAGCCCCCAGAACCCGGCCTTCTCGACCGGCGCGGCGAACGCGGCCAACATCGGCAGCAGCGGCGGCTTCGAGGGCCTGACGCTGGGCGTGGACGGCGTGACCGCCTACGCCCTGCTGGAAAAGACCGTGGCGGGCGACGTGTCCGGGCAACTGCGCCTGCACGCCGTGAACCTGGGCACCCGCCAGTGGGCGCTGGCCGGCCGCTATCCGCTGGAGGATACGGCCAACGCCATCGGGGACCTGACCCCGGTGAACGCCGATACCCTGCTCGTGCTGGAGCGTGACGGCGGCAGCGGCGCGGCGGCGAAGTTCAAGCGGGTCTACAGCGTGAGCCTGCGCGAGAAGAACGCCGACGGCACCCTGAAAAAGACGCTGGTGGCCGACCTGATGAACGTCAGCGACCCGCAGAACCTCGCGCCCAGCACGGTCGCGGGCAAGTTCACCTTCCCCTACGTGACCATCGAGAACGTCATCGTGCTGGACGCCGACACGATCCTGGTCGCCAACGACAACAACTACCCGGCGACGGGGGGGCGCGGGGCGACGGTCAAGGACGTGAACGAGTTCCTGTGGCTGAAGCTGGACCAGCCGCTGACGCTGGGGGCGGGGGTCGGGCGGCGCTGA
- a CDS encoding carboxypeptidase M32, protein MTQSDPQWQALLDRWQTLADLGGIGALLGWDQSTYQPPAASAGRARQMALLSRLRHAEATDAAYGRMLDEAGGRGDLSPEQTRMLAVARKNFEEATRLPSAFVAELSEHGGNSYSAWTEARPANDFARMVPILEKTLDLSLQAASYFPEYGGALDYFIDQSDEGMTAAQVDEVFSGLRAALVPLADAAAQARAPRTDFLHRHYPQAAQLAFGEAVIRDYGYDFTAGRQDLTHHPFMTRLGGHDVRITTRVREDDPGDALYSTLHESGHAMYEQGVAAHLLGTPLGGGVSAGVHESQSRLWENLVGRSRAFWAAYFGKFRDAFPEQLADVTEEEMYRASNVVARSLIRTDADELTYNLHVITRYELERELLGGRLAVRDLADAWHAAYEANLGLRAPDDRDGVLQDVHWYFGQIGGAFQGYTIGNVLSAQFYAAAEAANPGLEGDIARADFGRLHGWLRENVYAPGGLYTPTDLIQRTTGQPMTVEPYLKYLREKYTELYGL, encoded by the coding sequence ATGACACAGAGTGATCCGCAGTGGCAGGCGCTTCTCGACCGCTGGCAGACCCTGGCCGACCTAGGAGGCATCGGCGCGCTGCTGGGCTGGGACCAGAGCACCTACCAGCCCCCGGCGGCCTCGGCGGGCCGCGCGCGCCAGATGGCGCTGCTGTCGCGGCTACGTCACGCCGAGGCCACCGACGCGGCCTACGGCCGGATGCTCGACGAGGCGGGCGGGCGCGGCGACCTCTCGCCCGAGCAGACGCGGATGCTGGCGGTGGCGCGCAAGAACTTCGAGGAGGCGACCCGGCTGCCCTCGGCGTTCGTGGCCGAGCTGAGCGAGCACGGCGGCAACAGCTACAGCGCCTGGACCGAGGCCCGGCCCGCCAACGACTTCGCGCGCATGGTGCCCATCCTGGAAAAGACGCTGGACCTCAGCCTCCAGGCCGCGAGCTACTTTCCCGAGTACGGCGGGGCGCTCGACTACTTCATCGACCAGTCCGACGAGGGCATGACGGCCGCGCAGGTGGACGAGGTCTTCTCGGGCCTGCGCGCCGCCCTGGTGCCGCTGGCCGACGCGGCGGCGCAGGCCCGCGCCCCGCGCACCGACTTCCTGCACCGGCACTACCCGCAGGCGGCCCAGCTCGCCTTCGGGGAGGCCGTGATCCGCGACTACGGCTACGACTTCACGGCCGGGCGACAGGACCTCACGCACCACCCGTTCATGACGCGCCTGGGCGGGCACGATGTCCGCATCACGACCCGCGTGCGCGAGGACGACCCGGGCGACGCGCTGTACTCGACCCTGCACGAGTCGGGCCACGCGATGTACGAGCAGGGCGTGGCCGCGCACCTCCTGGGCACGCCCCTGGGCGGCGGCGTGAGCGCCGGGGTCCACGAGAGCCAGTCGCGACTGTGGGAAAACCTCGTGGGCCGGTCGCGCGCCTTCTGGGCGGCGTACTTCGGCAAGTTCCGCGACGCCTTCCCCGAGCAGCTCGCGGACGTGACCGAAGAAGAGATGTACCGCGCGAGCAACGTGGTCGCCCGCAGCCTGATCCGCACCGACGCCGACGAGCTGACCTACAACCTGCACGTGATCACCCGCTACGAGCTGGAGCGCGAGCTGCTGGGCGGTCGCCTCGCCGTGCGCGACCTGGCCGACGCCTGGCACGCCGCCTATGAGGCGAACCTGGGCCTGCGCGCGCCCGACGACCGCGACGGCGTCCTTCAGGACGTGCACTGGTACTTCGGGCAGATCGGCGGGGCGTTCCAGGGCTACACCATCGGCAACGTCCTGAGCGCCCAGTTCTACGCCGCTGCCGAGGCCGCCAACCCCGGCCTGGAGGGCGACATCGCCCGCGCCGACTTCGGCCGCCTGCACGGCTGGCTGCGCGAGAACGTATATGCCCCCGGCGGCCTGTACACCCCCACCGACCTCATCCAGCGCACGACCGGCCAGCCCATGACCGTCGAGCCATACCTGAAGTACCTGCGCGAGAAGTACACCGAGCTGTACGGACTGTGA
- a CDS encoding S9 family peptidase, translating into MTPTEPSARPIHLEDLVALPLTFGLTVSHGGDQAAFYSNTTGRFELYALDLRTRERRRLSDGQVARSPNAGFVWGRGDRALYFSRDRDGDERQALFELEVGPGTVRALDHAPQSMDYVKDTHPDGRSLLVSSTRGGRMNVHAYDLSREGDAAWTALTAFEQGAHEPRSSPDGTRVLLSANESADLKNLDGYVVNADGGGLRRVLRVEEGSRDSLGHWHPDGVRVAVTSDAGGQGRVGVLNVDTGDLRWLTPAGAASDESALEFSPDGRWLAVLRNVDSTLTPVLYGVEDGGARELRLAPGVSSGAQFALGGSHLLLERSTSAARAAVLLYDLRTDTAEVLLPAEYGAIDPGVFVEAEYVRYPTTDGLHVPALLYRPRNTPPGARLPALVHVHGGPTWQFFRNFDEVTQFLVSRGYVVLCPNVRGSTGSGVAWRDANLRDWGGRDLEDVAAGAEYLKTLPEVDPARLGVFGGSYGGYLSYLAPVKYPELFRVSVPIVGISDLHALHAANSRDMPQLAQYFRSMMGDPVQDAELWRDRSALTHAARLKAHMFMMHGANDPRCPVGQARGFRDALVALGRREGEDFEYAEFGDEGHGSADVAGRTRSYRLLADYLERRL; encoded by the coding sequence ATGACCCCCACCGAGCCGTCGGCCCGCCCGATCCACCTCGAAGACCTCGTGGCCCTGCCGCTGACCTTCGGGCTGACCGTCTCGCACGGGGGAGACCAGGCCGCCTTCTACAGCAACACGACCGGCCGCTTCGAGCTGTACGCCCTGGACCTGCGCACGCGCGAGCGGCGGCGGCTCTCGGACGGGCAGGTCGCCCGCTCGCCCAACGCGGGCTTCGTGTGGGGCCGGGGCGACCGCGCGCTGTACTTCAGCCGTGACCGGGACGGCGACGAACGGCAGGCGCTGTTCGAGCTGGAGGTCGGGCCGGGCACCGTGCGCGCCCTGGACCACGCCCCGCAGAGCATGGACTACGTGAAGGACACGCACCCGGACGGCCGGAGCCTGCTCGTGAGCAGCACGCGCGGCGGCCGGATGAACGTGCACGCCTACGACCTGTCGCGGGAGGGCGACGCGGCCTGGACGGCCCTGACCGCCTTCGAGCAGGGCGCGCACGAACCGCGCTCCAGCCCCGACGGTACGCGCGTCCTCCTGAGCGCCAACGAGAGCGCCGACCTCAAGAACCTCGACGGCTACGTGGTCAACGCCGACGGGGGCGGCCTGCGGCGCGTGCTGCGGGTGGAGGAGGGCAGCCGCGACAGCCTGGGCCACTGGCACCCCGACGGCGTGCGGGTGGCCGTGACCAGCGACGCCGGGGGCCAGGGGCGGGTGGGCGTCCTGAACGTGGACACGGGCGACCTGCGCTGGCTGACCCCGGCGGGCGCGGCCTCTGACGAAAGTGCGCTGGAGTTCTCGCCCGACGGCCGCTGGCTGGCCGTGCTCCGCAACGTGGACAGCACCCTGACCCCGGTGCTGTACGGGGTCGAGGACGGCGGGGCGCGCGAACTGCGGCTGGCGCCCGGCGTCTCGTCAGGGGCGCAGTTCGCGCTCGGCGGCAGCCACCTGCTGCTGGAGCGCTCGACGAGTGCGGCGCGCGCCGCCGTGCTGCTCTACGACCTGCGCACCGACACCGCCGAGGTGCTGCTGCCCGCCGAGTACGGGGCCATCGACCCCGGCGTGTTCGTGGAGGCCGAGTATGTCCGCTACCCCACGACCGACGGGCTGCACGTGCCCGCGCTGCTCTACCGGCCCCGGAACACGCCGCCCGGTGCCCGGTTGCCGGCGCTCGTACACGTGCATGGCGGGCCGACCTGGCAGTTCTTCCGGAACTTCGACGAGGTCACGCAGTTTCTGGTGAGCCGGGGGTACGTCGTGCTGTGCCCCAACGTGCGCGGCAGCACCGGCTCGGGCGTAGCGTGGCGCGACGCCAACCTGCGCGACTGGGGCGGGCGCGACCTTGAGGACGTGGCGGCGGGGGCCGAGTACCTGAAGACCCTGCCCGAGGTGGACCCGGCGCGCCTGGGCGTGTTCGGCGGCAGCTACGGCGGGTATCTCAGCTACCTCGCGCCCGTGAAGTACCCGGAGCTGTTCCGGGTGAGCGTGCCCATCGTCGGGATCAGCGACCTGCACGCCCTGCACGCCGCCAACAGCCGCGACATGCCGCAGCTCGCGCAGTACTTCCGCTCAATGATGGGCGACCCGGTGCAGGACGCCGAGTTGTGGCGCGACCGCAGCGCCCTGACGCACGCCGCGCGCCTGAAGGCCCACATGTTCATGATGCACGGCGCGAACGACCCCCGCTGCCCGGTGGGGCAGGCACGCGGTTTCCGCGACGCGCTGGTCGCCCTGGGCCGGCGCGAGGGCGAGGACTTCGAGTACGCCGAATTCGGGGACGAGGGCCACGGCTCGGCCGACGTGGCGGGCCGCACGCGCAGCTACCGCCTGCTGGCCGACTACCTGGAGCGGCGGCTGTAG